The proteins below are encoded in one region of Microbispora sp. NBC_01189:
- a CDS encoding bifunctional 3-phenylpropionate/cinnamic acid dioxygenase ferredoxin subunit: protein MIPVCPLRSLPRGEAVRLDADPPIAVFHTEGGEIYAIDDTCTHQDASLADGWLEGCEVECPLHASRFDLRTGKVDAPPAKLPVRTHTVVVQDDTIYVVPSQEPQP, encoded by the coding sequence ATGATTCCTGTGTGTCCCCTCCGTTCCCTGCCGCGGGGGGAGGCGGTCCGCCTGGACGCCGACCCGCCGATCGCGGTCTTCCACACGGAGGGCGGGGAGATCTACGCCATCGACGACACCTGCACCCATCAGGACGCCTCGCTGGCGGACGGCTGGCTGGAGGGGTGCGAGGTCGAGTGCCCCCTGCACGCCTCGCGCTTCGACCTGCGGACGGGCAAGGTGGACGCCCCTCCCGCGAAGCTGCCGGTGCGGACGCACACGGTGGTCGTGCAGGACGACACGATCTACGTCGTCCCCTCTCAGGAGCCGCAGCCGTGA
- the pdhA gene encoding pyruvate dehydrogenase (acetyl-transferring) E1 component subunit alpha — translation MRRQDEAEDLVQLLTPEGERVVHPRYDLDLSKSQYRGLYRDMTLVRRLDREAFALQRLGELGMWIPCLGQEAAQIGSGRALEPDDHVFPSYREHGVAWCRGIPPLALMGMLRGTTNGGWDPRHTGFHLYTIVLGAQTLHAVGYAMGMRRDGDASAVVAYFGDGAASEGDVSEAFNFAAVYGAPVVFFCQNNQWAISHPADRQSRAPIHHRARGYGFPGVRVDGNDVLACLAVTRAALEHARRGDGPFLIEAHTYRMGPHTTSDDPGRYRPAEEVEEWRGKDPIARMRAFLLREELADDAFFREVDEEGDRLALELREGVLAMPDPPVDAMFDHVYTGRHSLLEEERAWYTAYLDRFEEPRA, via the coding sequence GTGCGGCGCCAGGACGAGGCCGAAGATCTGGTCCAGTTGCTCACGCCGGAGGGCGAACGTGTCGTGCACCCCCGGTACGACCTGGACCTGTCGAAGAGCCAGTACCGAGGGCTGTACCGCGACATGACGCTGGTGCGGCGGCTGGACCGGGAGGCCTTCGCCCTCCAGCGCCTGGGCGAGCTGGGCATGTGGATCCCCTGCCTCGGGCAGGAGGCCGCGCAGATCGGCTCCGGCCGGGCACTGGAGCCGGACGACCATGTGTTCCCCTCCTACCGGGAGCACGGCGTCGCCTGGTGCCGGGGCATCCCTCCCCTCGCGCTGATGGGGATGCTGCGCGGCACGACGAACGGCGGCTGGGACCCGCGCCACACCGGCTTCCACCTCTACACGATCGTCCTCGGGGCGCAGACCCTGCACGCCGTGGGCTACGCCATGGGGATGCGCAGGGACGGCGACGCCTCCGCCGTCGTGGCGTACTTCGGCGACGGCGCCGCGAGCGAGGGGGACGTGAGCGAGGCGTTCAACTTCGCCGCCGTCTACGGCGCGCCGGTCGTCTTCTTCTGCCAGAACAACCAGTGGGCCATCTCCCACCCGGCGGACCGGCAGAGCCGGGCGCCGATCCACCACCGGGCGCGGGGCTACGGCTTCCCCGGCGTGCGCGTGGACGGCAACGACGTGCTGGCCTGCCTCGCCGTGACGAGGGCCGCGCTGGAGCACGCGCGCCGGGGCGACGGGCCGTTCCTCATCGAGGCGCACACCTACCGGATGGGCCCGCACACCACCTCCGACGACCCGGGGCGCTACCGCCCGGCCGAGGAGGTGGAGGAGTGGCGCGGGAAGGACCCGATCGCGCGGATGCGGGCGTTCCTCCTGCGCGAGGAGCTCGCGGACGACGCGTTCTTCCGGGAGGTCGACGAGGAGGGCGACCGCCTCGCCCTCGAACTGCGCGAGGGCGTGCTCGCCATGCCGGACCCGCCGGTGGACGCCATGTTCGACCACGTCTACACCGGCCGCCACTCGCTGCTGGAGGAGGAACGCGCCTGGTACACCGCCTATCTCGACCGGTTCGAGGAGCCGCGCGCCTGA